The segment GACAAGTCAATTGGATTCATAGACCCAGAAAACATGGGGATAGACACCAAGATTACTTGGTTAGGTGAAATAATGAAGGAGTTAGGATATTTTAAGGGCTTCGAGCCCATCTTGGACACCATCTTGAAAATTACACCTTTCTAGTGGTCAAACTTTGGTAAACTTttagtatgttattaaggacccCTAATAATACAAATCACAGCTGAGAAACCTTTTTTTAGGGTTAGGCGTTTGTTTTTTCCTATATGCAGCCGCCTAAATAGGCAAACAGTTCAAACAATGAGCCTACTTTTAACTTTTGCATTCATCACATATTGTGAGCAGTGATAACAGAAACACTACTACGTCTACTCACCAGTCAGCGTCCTGAGTTTCACACAACAAGCCACATAGTCGTCAAACGTTATCTTCCCTTGAGTACTGTAACGTTTGATGACGCAGTTCATGGCTTGTGGGCTCAAACTGTAGCCTGCGATCAAACAAGGAAAAGCCACAGATCATCAccatttctctcactctcattcCACCGGGCATCCCCTCAGAGTCGGTGCCTTCTATTGTCCTATTGTTTCTCACTGTATTATGTTAGCAGTTAGCTACACCAATAAAATCACGCCTCCTTGTGTGGTGTTCATACCCATCGTGGAGACGGCCTGATGCATCTCCTGAGGGTCCACAGTCCCACTTCGATCACGGTCGATGGACATGAAGTGCTGCTTCCAACCGTTGAGTACAGCCCACAACTCTTTGAACTCGTTGAAACCCATGGTGCAGGACATGTCTCTCTACAGGAAGTACTTTGGTTGAGGAAAAAACGGTAACAGTTTTTATTTTGCACGTTATTTCTCCAAGTCATTGGTTGACACTGTGTACGTTTCTGATATTAATTCTAGCAGCCAAATGTGGCAAAACATAGTGGTCTGACAATCACATGGTAGACATCTGGCATTGTTCATAGCCTGAAGTGACATTGTTAATAGCCTGAGGTGACATTGTTCATAGCCTGGTTTGATACTATTTTCAACTATGACCAGTAGCTCTACAGCTCATCAGTCATTTTGTTAAATAATATTTGTAAAATATTTGAGAAATATTTAGTTAGCAGGTTTTGCTTAATTGGCTGCATTAAGACATTTTCTGATAGGCTGGTTTTCCAAGGATACATCCAACATGTTGATCATCAGACGGCAAGTCTCCAAGTTAAAAGCTGTcaaaaaaatacagaatttataacctatacagtagcctatattttgAAGTCCTGGACCTAAACAGaatttaacaacaacaaaaatgtgtatttctggatGAGAGTGGAACAATGTGACCACATTCAGTAATGTAGTACTCATCTCTTTTAAACTATCTGTCAAGATGGGTTTCCCAAGATCAATATTCAACTGATTAGCATCACACATTGATCCCTGTGAGTGTATTTCTTACGTCTGTAGCCTCCAGAGAAGCCAGCCTGTGTGAGGCAGGCCTGAAGCTCCTCTGCTGATATGTGTCCATCCTACCATTGCCAGCAGACGAAGATAAATCAGTAATTTATCAAACATGCAAAGTGATCTACGACAAAATATTATTCATAAGAGAATGCCTGTGCGTTGTCTTAAAATAAATGGTGGTAGTCTGTAGAATATGCCAATGAATTGATGTTGATTCATTATGTTGCATAAGGTTGGTATTACGTTTCCAGCAACTGCAGTAAAGTATCCAAAGAGGGGGTCCTGTTGCTGGCCAGGAAATCCTCCATATCCTGGAGCTCCTGGGGCACCTCCATACTGCTGTAGAACATGGACAGAGATAAGACTAGAGTAGGGACAGAGATAAGACTAGGGGTAGGGATACAGCAGTTTGCACCATTATATTGTTCTATCTTTTTTCGCATAACGTGTGATGGCACTTAGCCACCCAAAACGGTGTACTGTACGGCACTGCACTATCCTTTCCTGAGCCTGTCCCGTTTCACAAATGTTGTACTGTCTTGTGTTTGTACACTGCTTGCACACGTGCACTTGAGTTCTGTGTAGCTCTTGTTCTGTGCAGTCTTGTGTAGCTCTGTGTTGTTCTATGTAGCACCATGGTCCTAGGGAACATTGTTTCATTGACTGTGTAGCTTACTGTATTAGCTGTATATTATGGTTCAAATGACAATAGCCAGGCTAAAGAAAAGATGGTCATCAGAAGAAGAGTGAGTAGATGACAGCATGGCAACACAGCCCAAAGTTCATCATTTGAATCAGTTAACACATTTATATCTCTTATGGAGATTTGTTACAATGAGTGTAGTTAATCAGTTCGAAGTCCCCTTTTACAGTTATAAAGGCTTACGATTATGCCACAGTATAGGGCCTAGATTTGTAGATGAAAAAGATTCAGTCACTATTGTGGCAGGGTACTGACCCCGCCTCCTCTTCTTTAGTAAATCCGGAAAATACCAGAGCACATTCTTGCGAAAACACTCCCTCACAGGAAATAGACCAAACGTAGGCTATTCTACTATAATGCCTCATCTTGGCCATGCATGAATTCACGCCATGGGCCCACAATGTGGATAGAATAACTCCCGTATGCTTTGTCGTAACACATTCAAGCCGTCCTACGACCCCTATACCTAATTACATTATAAAAATGACGTAATCAGTTAGTCTAGAAATAGAGATAAGTAAGTAAAGCAAATGGATCGCTGCTTGTGGGCATGACAACTTTTCAAAACAAGTGTTGCGATTGTATGCGTAGCTTTACCTATTTAATTGTATGGTTTGAAACCGTTTTATTCAACCTTGCTCTGAGAAGTCAACTTCCGGACACCGACAACACCTATAACCCATTCATCTTCTCCCTTTTTATGCGCAATTACATCTGATAAGCTGTTTGCGTCAATAACTTACCCCTCCTGGGTAACCACCGGGCGGAGCACCATATCCTGGATAGGCCATTTTTAAGAACAAAAAGGAATCTTAAATCCTGTCGCGTGTGATGAAGTGCAAGTAGCTAGCTCTGCTTCCTGACCTGCCTTTTTTGTCCAGAGGGTGTGTCAGTTTTCACCAGGATGAATGTGGGAGGAGTTTGTTGTTTAAATATGTTATTTGTAGCTCAAAGGTTGAATGTATCATTTTATAAGTCTGTATGTTCATTATTGTTATAGGCATAGACATATGTGTGTATGGTTGTTGGTACTACCAGAGCCATATACCAGAGTCATGTAAAGAGATGGCATCTGGGTACTACTAATACAGTGAGATTCTTTGATCACGTGACAGCTCTGTACGAATGGCACACAGTTGAGAAAATTGGACAACTGGCATGACCATTTATTCTGACTGAATCAAATAAGTCGAACTAATGACTTCACAAATAAAACTTTGCATGAACTTGATTGCATGTTGTGTCATTTAAAGCGTAAGTGCTCAACACCATTTAAAGGATCCCCAATCCTTTACATTTTATAACATGCCTTAACATGCCACGACTTATATCAGGCTATAATTACGTCTGTCATGCCATGAACATAACGTTCATTACagaatggttaaatctgctttaaaacaACGGAAATGAACTCTACAAATAACCGtcaagtaggcctatgtgtgcAAACATTTCTATAACTGGCTACTGGTAAGGCAGGCAACGGTAGATCATGAAGCCCTTTCTCATTGTGCTCATAGAGCTCAGGGAAATCAGCGATGGGCTAACGTTCCCTTTCGTACTCGTAGATTTTTCTATGTCTCTGACTCGTaccctgttcgtatccgcgaggcaacttttcttgacgtaagcaaataaatggggtgctcgtttacccattttggattggtttcaaaatcagcaaaaatcgggaaaaaatgATTATATGAAAAatctagtagtatgagccaggttcgagaagcgaacaaaaattattgggggagatagttttgtaaatgttgcctGACCGGAAAAGCCGGGTGCATAACCGGAAAtccaataccacctacatccaccgggaacgttgcttcaagccgaggggcgaggggtgggggtctgctCAAAAGACGTCCTAAGTGGCTCTGTCATTCTTGTTTCGCCTCCTGAACTCAAACAcacgtaggcctactgtaaaggGAAGTTTgacttgttgtttttttctcccccgATATGCAGATCGCAGTAATGCAAGTAACGCAAGacatttttgtatttgtaaCTGTAATGCGATTACTGAAGTTATCAACAGTAATTACATTACTGCATTACAGACAAATGTAATCTGATTACAGTAACACATTACAGTAACGCGTTACCCGATTACTTTGTAAAGCGTTACCCCAAACACTGTCAGGTAGCCTACACTGCAATATCATCAAAACATTTATGGCAAAGACAACATTTGACACTTATCAACCCTGCGACTGTCGATATTTATCCATTTATAAAAATTACAATGTTACATTGTGCACATTTAAACTGCAAATCTTCTTTATAATGGCTTTTTAAATTTTATTTGTACTCCTTACAACATTATTATTTGTCATCTTTGTATTTTCCATTTAAAACCACAGAAAGAAGTTAAGACACCATGGTATCCTTAATACTATACCAATTGTGTGGACTTCCTGTCAAAACAGGAAGCCCTTAATCGTATGTCACCAAAATGCTGTGTTTGGACTCAAAGCATCCATGCGGACAACTGCAGTGCTCTACTCTGGTGCTTAGGAGTACCTGGCTCTCTCATTCATAGCAAGACTGTCATTAGTGGCTTTGGGCACAGCTTGCCCGATGTACGGACAAACCCAACATAGAAGGACCTCGTATTGCCACCATAGGCACTTGAGCACACTTGGCACTGCTATTCTGAGTCAATGGAAggatgaggacgaggaggaagaagagcatGTTACATGGTCCGCAGAACATTCCACTTTTAGTTGCTGTTCCAGAGGTATGATCTGTTATTTCTATGGAGGTGTCATAATGTGGGTTAATACCAGAGGATAtttcaactaggcctacatttcACAGAATTGAGCAAATGTGGTATTTTAAATTGTCTTTGCGCAGATAATTTTGTCTTGATGTTTACATTGGTGTCAACTTGTCAGTGATGGCGATTTGTGCTGGTTTATACAGACATGAAGGTCTTCGATGATATTATTGTTTTCTTTACCTACCACTCCCTTCGTGCTTGACCATATGTGCAGATGACTTGTGACCAAGAGCCTTGCCCAAACACAGCATGCCTTTTGGCAGGCCTAGAATACATATGAACTAGTCATGTGACAGACTGCAGCAGAACAACATCAACCTTGCCCTCCTTGCTTATGTTCTTCCTTATCCTATTCTTTCAGTTGTATAATGTATACTTATATCTCATCATGCACAATTGGAAATACTATCAAATATATAGACACAAATACCtttattgtgtttgtgtcatgttGTCTCTTACCTTTATTGTTCTGTTTGTCACTAGGGTGCCATGATGTCCCAAATTACATAATTCCAGAAAGCTCTCAGGATGAGAGTAGCTGGCAATGGACTGTCACTGACTCTCCATCGGTGACTTTCCATCATCAGATAGTAAATACCCAGAACCAACTTGATATAGGGCAGGAAATTAGCGGAATATGGATGGTTGACAATCCCCCACACCAGCCTGTGACTTGTATTGATAGGGGAAACTCCTTTTATCACTCGTTTAACAATTCTTTCGAGGACCAAGGAGTACAGGgttatggctgtgtgtgttttcccggACCAAGTCTGCCTGGAAGGTGGGGAGGTTACCCTCTTTTCAGTCATGGACGTAAGTCTTGGTTTTTTATTCCATCTTATTGGCTGCCATGTGATCTGTTCCACAAATCAGTTGTCTCAATCTTTCAGTGAGGAAGAcatttgttgttggacttgagGTGGATATTGTTGAAGAGGTAGCCTTCGAAGACACAAAAACGCTTGAAGTAATGTAAGTAGAttgaaaacaaattgaaatCTTTTTAAAACACACTGAATAATGTGATTCAAATTTGTATtctatgtttttctttcttttcaggCCAGATGGAATGCTTCCTACTGATATAGAGGAACCCATTTTAGTGCACAGTGACCAATTGTTCCTTTCATAAACCAGCATCCAATCACAAATTAAAATGACTTAGATTTTCTTGCCTTGTAGTATGTTTACCTGCATATTATGCTATTTTATCAATTGGACATCAAGTTGTTCAAATGTCACTTAGTAATGAtcttttaaaggggcaattgactgcaaaaccgattttaccttgtcattgttgaaaaacgacagttcggagggttaactgaacataccgtgaatatcaaagtccattgacacctctttcctattcaaatctcaaaaagaaaaaatgttggtgtaaaacgctagcttttcaacaaagccaccggtcctacgtaggaccggtgatcgccctcttattggttctggtctgtatctttgtcacgccccagaatttacatccagaccagccagaggtagcgtctatctccgatactagtttagctgcgcgctgctctgtgtaggctacttataaggaattacaaagaagaacgttttgaattataacaaggatattgaaaatggaccacgatcgtaaatgctgtgttccaggctgtacagggaaggctaacactcacagtcttcccaaggagccaaacattcaacaggcatggctgctgttgtctacgagaagatcccggcgaagttcgacactcaatcattcatttgctctgaacatttcacccaagacagttttgacaaccttggacaatttcaagcaggatatgctaggaagctgaacctggaaagaggtgctgttccaaccgtatactcattgcaaccgcaagctataaggacagtatgatgttgtgctaacagttattagcaatgctaacgtttcctgtatatagcataccaggtagaatgctaaatacgtttctacacacatcaaatgactctagctagactagctgtagtcggcattagaagggaagcttccgaaaaatagccagaaaacgaactgcagtctggcttattgctaacgcctgtctagataatctatttgaaagaactggagaaaggcaggttctagatacaggatacgttagcattgctagtaactgttactagtaacacctagactgtaggcatgatgtaaacaagtttagcttgctagttaacgcaagagcataggtagaatgtgtgataatttagcctagtttattggcaatggggctaacgttgattcatgttcctgactgtgtttcattcaaataaataacctgtgtaatgaaaatctacaattcacgatgcatgtttgtccagatctttgtcatgttattttacagcaagatatctagagctagcctagctagctaactgaagccgagtagaatcacgatatggtttggttgctaagctgtagtctaacgttctacccacctaagtcaatccagtttgcttcaacaacagaagtggaaacaagtaatgttatcatttcaaatgatatatagtcaatctgttgaaaacagtgttgtgtagacacaatagatttatttgcgcgtttttatttcaagtctccaacttcggtgtttcagcgagtgctgctgttggccgtgttgcgtttttgctcccagcttcactcgttgataaccaaccaatcagcgcgcagcttatctaaatattaatgagcataccataaaaggagaaaagctagtgttttttcccgggaacatttcagaggatctgtcagagggcatagaacagcacccgggccattttcaacccaaccaatgttacataccctattcggagacgttaaggaacagtgtgaaataccccaaaacccagtcaattgcccctttaactgTTAACATTTCAATGTATTTAGTTTGATAAATGGAGAATAAAATGGAACAAAAATGACTGACCACCTGTGATCTTATTTGTCGTAAACAGGTAGAGCTACAATTCCAATTTAGAAgaaaaaatatacatttgtatctatttcgACTCTGCAAAACAGAGAAACTTCAAATACCAGAATGCACTTTCTAGCAACACGATTACGTCATCATCCCACGCCAGTTAAAATAAAATTGCGCTGCGGAGTGTAGCCTACTTTGTGAGATCAATTTGAGTTACAATCATTAAAAATGAATGAGTCTACAGTCGAGTGTGAAGTATTAGAGATGCAAAAATGTCAGGATAGATTGCGCTGCTTGGAAGAGTTGACCGAATTTACTACTAACTGCAAGAATCAGTTGGACGAACTGATCGAGACGCTGGGATGGACTCGAGAAAAGGCCCAGTCTCAGGTAATCTTTCTTCTAGCTAGCAGTCTGCTGAGGATGTGGTGCTACATTTGGTCACAAACAATTTTCGACCgaattagttagctagctagctacttaataTGAGCTACAAAAGACAAAGCAATAGAAAACAGTCCGCACAGCTCGAGGTAGTGACACTACAGCCTGGCAGACGTTGACATCATATTTGTGTTTTCTGAAGGAATCAATAGAAGTGTGTCCGTACGACCCCAACCACAGAGTTCCCAGTAGGCGCATGGAGAAACACAAAGCTTCCTGTCAGCTCAGCAAAATGGGCTATAGCCAAGAGGAGCAGGTAAAGGATGCAGTTGTCGTAAAAAGACACACAGTAGTGACCTCACATGGTCTCCAATGTGCCTTATGTTAACCAGATATGCAATTATTTACCTGAATG is part of the Hypomesus transpacificus isolate Combined female unplaced genomic scaffold, fHypTra1 scaffold_149, whole genome shotgun sequence genome and harbors:
- the sri gene encoding sorcin isoform X2 encodes the protein MAYPGYGAPPGGYPGGYGGAPGAPGYGGFPGQQQDPLFGYFTAVAGNDGHISAEELQACLTQAGFSGGYRPFNLETCRLMINMLDRDMSCTMGFNEFKELWAVLNGWKQHFMSIDRDRSGTVDPQEMHQAVSTMGYSLSPQAMNCVIKRYSTQGKITFDDYVACCVKLRTLTDVFRKRDTTGQGSAAFQYDDFIQCTMSC
- the sri gene encoding sorcin isoform X1, with protein sequence MAYPGYGAPPGGYPGGQYGGAPGAPGYGGFPGQQQDPLFGYFTAVAGNDGHISAEELQACLTQAGFSGGYRPFNLETCRLMINMLDRDMSCTMGFNEFKELWAVLNGWKQHFMSIDRDRSGTVDPQEMHQAVSTMGYSLSPQAMNCVIKRYSTQGKITFDDYVACCVKLRTLTDVFRKRDTTGQGSAAFQYDDFIQCTMSC
- the LOC124488642 gene encoding uncharacterized protein LOC124488642 encodes the protein MYGQTQHRRTSYCHHRHLSTLGTAILSQWKDEDEEEEEHVTWSAEHSTFSCCSRGCHDVPNYIIPESSQDESSWQWTVTDSPSVTFHHQIVNTQNQLDIGQEISGIWMVDNPPHQPVTCIDRGNSFYHSFNNSFEDQGVQGYGCVCFPGPSLPGRWGGYPLFSHGLRKTFVVGLEVDIVEEVAFEDTKTLEVMPDGMLPTDIEEPILVHSDQLFLS